One Sediminicola sp. YIK13 DNA segment encodes these proteins:
- a CDS encoding DASH family cryptochrome: MNNLVWFRNDLRIEDNQSLSKACADDKNKVIGVYCFDPRQFDHGSFGFKKTEKYRANFLLESVIDLKKNLEKLNIPLFVYHQQPEDIIPTLVSEYNIDALYLQKEWTEEERNVLTAVTSKLPLSIHLEESFDQFLFHPEDIPFESYQKIPEVFTAFRKKCEKYSHVRPCSPTVKPIQSENLGNNSTVVPTLEDLGFELFSMDRRTAFPFKGGETQALERIHNYFWETKNLAIYKKTRNGLVGEAYSSKLSAWLANGSISPRTIYWEVKRFEREIQKNQDTYWLIFELIWRDYFKYVSLKHGSKIFQIGGLLNKHYEWGTDEKLKDQWINGNTQYPFVNANMKEMSLTGWMSNRGRQNVASFWAKEICQDWRIGAAYFESMLIDYDVHSNWGNWIYNSGVGNDPRDRKFNIGRQTAMYDPTGKFQKLWLQETLF; encoded by the coding sequence ATGAACAATTTAGTCTGGTTTAGAAATGATTTGAGAATAGAGGATAATCAATCCTTATCCAAGGCCTGTGCAGACGATAAGAACAAGGTCATTGGCGTGTATTGTTTTGATCCCAGACAATTTGACCATGGATCATTTGGCTTTAAAAAGACCGAAAAATATAGGGCCAATTTCTTACTAGAGTCGGTAATCGATCTCAAAAAAAATCTTGAAAAACTCAATATCCCTCTATTTGTTTATCATCAGCAACCAGAAGATATTATCCCTACCTTGGTCAGCGAATACAATATAGATGCTCTTTACCTTCAAAAGGAATGGACGGAGGAAGAACGCAACGTCCTAACGGCTGTGACCTCAAAATTGCCTCTATCCATACACTTGGAAGAAAGCTTTGACCAATTTCTATTTCATCCAGAGGACATACCTTTTGAGAGCTACCAAAAAATTCCGGAGGTGTTTACCGCATTTCGCAAAAAGTGTGAAAAATATTCCCATGTAAGACCTTGCTCCCCTACAGTAAAACCAATACAATCTGAAAACCTGGGGAATAATTCCACTGTGGTACCAACTCTTGAAGATTTAGGGTTTGAATTGTTCTCCATGGACAGAAGGACTGCCTTTCCGTTCAAAGGTGGAGAAACACAAGCCCTAGAGCGCATTCATAACTATTTTTGGGAAACCAAAAACTTGGCCATCTACAAAAAAACAAGAAATGGCCTAGTGGGCGAGGCTTACAGCTCCAAACTTTCTGCCTGGTTGGCGAATGGCAGTATTTCTCCCAGAACCATCTATTGGGAAGTAAAACGTTTTGAGAGGGAAATTCAAAAAAACCAAGATACCTACTGGCTCATCTTTGAGCTCATTTGGCGCGACTATTTTAAATATGTTTCCCTAAAACACGGGAGTAAGATTTTCCAAATAGGGGGTCTGCTCAACAAGCATTACGAATGGGGAACAGACGAAAAGCTAAAGGACCAATGGATTAATGGAAATACCCAGTACCCGTTCGTGAACGCCAACATGAAGGAAATGTCGCTCACTGGCTGGATGAGCAACCGAGGGCGGCAGAACGTTGCCAGTTTTTGGGCTAAAGAAATATGTCAAGACTGGCGGATTGGGGCAGCATATTTTGAAAGTATGCTGATAGATTACGATGTACATAGCAATTGGGGCAATTGGATATACAATAGCGGGGTGGGCAACGATCCCAGAGATCGCAAATTCAATATTGGGAGACAAACCGCAATGTATGACCCAACGGGAAAATTTCAAAAATTATGGTTACAGGAAACCTTATTTTAA
- a CDS encoding DUF2256 domain-containing protein produces MAHKKQHLPSKICNTCGLPFTWRKKWEKNWEEVKYCSERCRRNK; encoded by the coding sequence ATGGCTCATAAGAAACAACATTTGCCCAGTAAAATATGTAATACATGCGGACTTCCCTTTACATGGCGCAAAAAGTGGGAAAAGAACTGGGAAGAAGTAAAATATTGCAGTGAGCGTTGCCGCCGTAATAAATAA